The genomic interval tctaataatattttttttaactttcatttaaaatcatctaatctcatttcactatccaaactgcacCTAAAGTTACATCCATTACTGGCCGTTGAATTTTAACAGGAGATATCCTATTAAAAATGTAGCTGGAGGTAAGCTGAATCATGTTGCTTCTAATATTTGTATGACATCCAAACTAATTTTATCCTCAAATCCTTGAAATCTCTAGAAAATCTTAACAATTTAGGATTTCACttttcacaaaattcttatttgaTATCCTTCGTTCCTCCAAAgtctaaggtctcgtttggttcaacagatgagatgagatgagatgaaaaatcaatgaatagtagtgagatagtctatgaataatagtgaactaatttgagttaagatattttatgagaaaaagcatagagaaaaagttaataaaaattttataaagttaaaatattgttagaatttaatttttttaatattaattttgttttgggatttgaaaaagttgaattattttttgtattttgtttggaagtttgagaaagctgtaatgatcagatgaaaaagttgaaattctAGAATTGGTATTTGAAttgtgtttatgtttgaatgatgtttggatgttgtgatgagatgagatgagatggttaaGACCATCTGTAAAACCAAACAGGGCCTAAGTTTCAACTAAAAACTGAATGAGTATTGATACTGCTATTACTATTGGGCCTCGTTCTGTTACATAGatgtaggggtgctacctgcatCTTGTGGGGTGGGGTTGCCCCATTCCCGCACCTCGCCCCTGCATGGGCAAAGAGTGGGGTTTGCCCTCCTTGGATCCGCCCCTGCACACCGGGAGTGGGGCCCCCATCTAGGTGTTGGGGGGTGTGGACCATGGCACCACCCACAActgaggggaaaaaaaatcaccatttcATGTTAAAATCCACAACAAATCCAAATACACATTCCACaacaaaatacataataaatccacaaaaaaaaaaaaaaatcctaaactactaaaaaaatattaaaaatcctTACCAAGCAACAAATCggtccgagagagagagagggaagagcagaagaagaagaagaagagacgtcgatgaggaggagaagagaagtACGGCTCCATggcaagagggagagaggctCTCTTGCTCCCTCTTGCAGTGAGAAGGGAAAGAGACATTCATTACTGGCCGTTGAATTTTAACTGGAGATATCCTATTAAAAATGTAACTGGAGGCAAGCTGAATCATGttgcttttaatatttgcaTGACATCCGAACTAATTTTATCCCCAAATCCTTGAAATCTCTAGAAAACCTTCACAATTTAGGATTTCACTTTTCCCAAAATTCTTATTTGATATCCTTCGTTCCTCCAAAgtctaaggtctcgtttggttcaacagatgagatgagatgaaaaatcaatgaatagtagtgagatagtctATGAATAATAGCGAagtaatttgagttaagatattttatgagaaaaagcatagagaaaaagttaataaaaattttataaaattaaaatattgttagaatttaattttttaatattaattttgttttgagatttgaaaaaattgaattattttttgtattttgtttggaagttagGGAAAGCAGTAATGAtcagatgaaaaagttgaaattctAGAATtggtatttgaatgatgtttatgtttgaatgatatttggatgttgtgatgagatgagttgtgatgagatgagatgagatggttaaGACCATCTATAAAACCAAATAGGGCCTAAGTTTCAACTAAAAACTGAATGAGTATTGATACTGCTATTACTATTGGGCCTCGTTCGGTTACATAGATGTAGGGGTGCTACTCGCATCCTGTGGGGTGGGGTTGCCCCATTCCCGCACctcgcccccgcatgggcgaaGAGTGGGGTTTGCCCTCCCTGGATCTACCCCTGCACACCGGGGGCGGGGCCCCATCTAGGTGTTGGGGGCGAGGTGGACCATTGAACTGTTCGCCCCCCTCCCACCATAGCACCACCCACAATCGTGGGGAAAAAAATCACCATTTTGTGTTAAAATCCACAACAAATCCAaaccaaaatacaaatacacatttcacaacaaaatacacaataaatccacaacaaaaaaaatcctaaactactaaaaaatattaaaaatcctTACTAAGCAACAAATCGGTCctttggatagagagagagagagagagagagagagagagagaaaagaagaagaagaagaagaagaataagaagaagaagagacgtCGAGGAAGAGGAGAAGAGGAGTACGGCTCCATggcaagagggagagaggctCTCTTGCAGTGAgaggggaaagagagaggggggaaATGGGAAGGGAAATCTAGGGAGGTTAGATTTAATTTAACCCCCCACCCAAAACGACGATGTTTAGTtgtttgctttaaaaaaaaatgaattctacCCAAAACGACGATGTTTTGTCGTATgtaagatgagaaatctgtgaataataataagataatttgtgaatagtagtagaatagtttgagttaagattttatggaaaatgaaaaaaaaaaagttgaataaaaaaattataaagttaaaatagggttagaatataatttttgttttgaaatttgaaaattttgaattttattttgtgttttgtttaaacatttggaaaaattgtaatgattaggtaatgattagataaaaaagttaaaagttaaaaatttgaaattgaaaaatgtttgtgtatGAATAGTgcttggatgttgagatgggatgtgatgaaataatttgaaagatTTGTAAAACCAAACTAGGCCTTAGTATTCTTGGCAATGATGGTAAGTTTCATCcctcttttttattaaagaCAATAACACCAATCTACAAAGGTTGAAGCATTTGTAGGAACAATACTAGTGGTTTTTGGGTACTGAAACTAGTCTTTTGTgttattgttttgattttttttttgccttctcTATGCCGTTCTTCAATTTGTTGATCTAGCTTTCGGACATGGTGGTCTGAATCTTACTTTCCACTAAAAATTCAAGAGAAAAGGAGAGGGCTAATGGAAGGGAAGCACCTTGAGCGAATGATAATGGAAGGGAATTGTTAAAAGctcaaccattgatccaaaaattTTAGGACTGTTAGATAATAATTTAGTTAAACTTTTAACTCTCAGGATTATAACATTCCACCACGCTTTTTGAATCCAACGTCCACTGCGACCCACTCTATCGACATTGACCTGGTAGTAGTTCTTTCCCTTATGGCGACTTCactcatttattaatattcaataaCTTAATACTATgtctatatatagtacaaaTGCATTTTAATCCAAGCGTATAGGTCGTCCCTTTCGTGACTTGAACTCGTGACGTAGTCCTTGTTTTGATGTAAATTATTAAAGACCCAACTATTGATtcaaaagtcttaaaaatattagatattaattttgttaaatttttaacCCTCAGGATCATAGCAGGAAACACCTTGATTccaaattctaacaatattcaCCCTAATGATAAAGGGAGGATGAAAGGTTCTTGACCTCTCTGGAATTTctttttagaaatgatatttgtattcGTAGAGTGCGAAAGTGCCGtacaattctttttaaaaaaataaataaatacggaatcatgtgaaaatataattttaatagtagactctattttttttcaaaacgattgcgcAGCACACTCTtcgactatatgtaacattactcttttatttttaaacatttatagAAGTTTTAATCCTGTGGTTCTCGGTATACAAAGAAAACAGCATAAGGCTGATGTGTCAGCCTTCCATCGGATGGTGTAACCATCCCATACGCACCACGTCCgtttttaagattttctcttATGATTGACCGAGGACTCTTCCTCTCGAGTCCTCAGCGTCTCTGGCCAACAAACAGAACCTACTCTGCGGAGAACGccggagagacagagagagtgagagatagaCCCCGGGGCGGGGTTAGGCTCTGATTGAACTCTGAATCTGAAGTTGGCTTATCGAATATAAGTAAGAGGGTTGATGATGGGTATAAGGATGGCGATTAAGGAATTGTGGAACGCTCTGCAGTTCATTTGCTCCGTAGAATTCTGGAGAATGTCAGTGTTTTGGacgctctctctcctcttctccTATTGCCGCTTATTGCTTGCTCCCAAATCCAAGTCCTACCCACGTTGTCCCCCTGCAACTCCTATCAATAACAAGCCCGTCTGCATTATCACCGGCGTAATTCCATATTCGTATTTTTCTCCCGACCTGATGGATTTACTCGTTACTTTTTGTGTGATTGTTGTTTAGCTTTTTGCTGCAGGCTACATCTGGGCTGGGTAAGGCCGCTGCTTATGCTCTTTCAAAGGAAGGTTTCTGCGTTGTTCTGGGTACTTTGCCCTTCTCATTCTTTGACATTTTGGTTAGCTTAGCGTAGCTGCTCACACGAAGTATAATCGGATGACATGTTCAACCCAAAAAAACACGTGCCTATTTTGAGTTTCCTGTGCCTATTTTGAGTTTCCTTATATTTAAACCATTCAAGCATGCTTCGTCTTTGATTTACAACCAAAGTTTTTACGAGACTTGCTTAATGCTTTCGTGTTCTGACACACAAGGTTTCGTTTTGTGTTGTAAACAAACTTGTTACGGGACACGACTTCTTGTCTGTTGATAGTTTGACACTGTGAGATCTCtgaacatataatttattttgatgttttgagTAATGTAAATGGATATCCAAATCACAATTGTTTTCTTTGGATCATGAGAGAAACATTTTGCTCTATTTTTAAGCAAGGAGCGAGTTTTATTTGACAAGTTTAACAGCGTGTAGCTGAATTAATTCTGTCTGCAGTTGGACGGTCCTCTGATTTGTTATTGAAGGTATAACTTCTATATTAACTTTATTGTTTAACATGCCTCCTCCATCTCAAGCCttttcttacattttctcttaCTGGTTGTGTGACAGACTGTTCTTGAGATAACAAGTTCGAATAAAGATGCCCAGCTCAAAGCTTTTCAGGTTGACATATCATCTTTCCAGTCAATATTGAACTTCAACCGCTCCCTTCAGCAGTGGCTTTCAGATACAAAAATGCATTCTTCAGTCCAATTATTGATTAACAATGCTGGGATACTAGCAACATCGTATAGACTTACAGCTGAAGGCTATGATCAGTAAATATCTACACctgctatttatttttaatggactTTGGCTGCTTTCCTGAAACAAGAATTGTTTATGATAAGCCCATGCTAATATGATTGGACTAGTGGACCATATGCCCCGCCAAGTTGGATGAGTTTCTTGCTGTTGATTTGTCTAATTTGATCTAATTTGCATAAGTTGCTTGGTGAGCTCGGCGCCCCtttttttatgagataaatAAGCAACATTACCGTGCTCAATTAAACTTGACCTTCATGGAATTGAGATCCAAAAGATTTCGTGGAagtcttttttgttctttcttttgtattttaatctTCAGTATCATATCCTTTTCTGTTTCAGAAAATGTGTGTTTTCTTTGTGCTATTTTTTCAGCATATTCTGGTTTTATATGCATCTTATCTCATCAgaaattgttgaagaaaatatCTTATTCATTTTAGTGCCTGGTGCTACATCCCGGTTCTCTGTCTGGATGCAGAATCCTGGGTTGTTCAATGATAAGTTTACCTGTGATTTCCAGGATGATGGCTACAAACTACATTGGTGCATTCTGTCTGGCCAAACTTCTACTTCCACTCCTCATAAACAGTCCTGTTCCTTCCCGGATTGTGAATGTTACATCCTTTACGCATCGAAGTGGTAATATTGATTGCTGTTTGCGtatgcaaaatattttccagtgAACAATTAGTGGCAATTTTTAGTCTTTAAAAGAACTATCTTTATTAGGAAGAAAACTTTGTAATTGCTGTCTGTTACTACTTGCTTAACCTTGTAGAAGAATGTTAGTGCCCAAAATTTTCTGACTCGTTGATGTGTCAAAGAGGCCACCAAGCTTAGGTTGTAAAGTTCCATCAATGTGGCAAACCAATGTTATATGTTAACTCACTAACAAATGATTGTTTTCCTGCCCTGAAAGTAGAAAAAGAAGAGTGCATATTGATGGTCCATCAAGATAAGATATTCTGTGATAACAGTGCTTGAGTGCATAATGATCATCCATCAAAGTAGGATATGTTGTGATGAGAGTGCTTGCGGTATTATATTTTCCACACAATGCTTGATACATTTGGAATGttaacatattatatgataaaacaTTTTGTTAATTCGTTCTTCTTCAGTTTTTAATATGCAGGTTGACAAGGAAACTGTCACTGGGAAGAGCTTCTTGAGACGAAAACAATACCCATGTGCTCGTATTTATGAGTACTCCAAATGTAAGTTATAAGGCCCCATCAGATATGCCGTATCACTTTTTATCTGAATCCTAACATGCTCACTTGATTGTCTGTTGTAGTATGCCTACTGCTGTTCTCTTATGAGCTTCACCACCAACTTCGTTTGATGGAAAAACCTCATCAGGTCTCTGTCATGTATGTGATTACAAATTTCTtctgttatttttcatttttttggggctttgtatatatttgaaaacataatatattgaattaataattatgggaaaatttatttgattttaatttttggaatacATCTTTGATATTTTCTGGTCTTCATGCATTGAAACTAGCATTTTTTTCCTATCTACATCTGTCTTCTGACTCTCTgtagatagatttttttttttttttttataagaaaatattttattgatatcgAAATAGGCATAAcctaagtacacaggaagtatataaGAGATTACACCTACTTAGGAACTAGAAAGGGATACAAGGAACTGTAGATAGAACTTATTGTTTGTCATTCTCTTACAActcacatttttttctttcgttATGCTAATGCAACCTATTCTCATCAGCCATAGTTAAGAATTTCTAGCTTTATGCTGTCATCCATCATACTAATCAAGATCCTTTTATTAATGATAGTTTCTGCTTCATTTCTGTTTCTTATCTGTTTGATTTGTAGTGCTACGGATCCTGGAGCAGTGGAAACCAATATTATGCGTGAAGTTCCTTCATGTCTTTCCCATGTAGCTTTTATGGTCTTGAAAATTCTGGGCCTTTTGCAATCACCTGAAAAAGGCATCAGCTCTATCATTGATGCAGCCCTTGCCCCACCAGTGAGTTTTACACGCAccaatttttgtttcttctttaaaTGAATGTTGAGATTCttcaatagaaaaaatatgttgtcattaattatttatatctttataagttaattaaacCTTATGTGCCTATTTTTTCATGCATCAGTCCAAGCCGGTATTTGTGTAAGCTATTTAATTGTGCTcccgataaaaaaaatttaattgtgcTGCCAAAGCAATAACTATTTCCAGAATTTGGCATACTAGGGTGTAATATTACCACAGCTATAAAGGAGCACTTGCATATTTTCATAGAGGCTCTTTCTTTAGTAAGATTAAGTGACTTGGGCTCTGGTCAAACAGGCAGgcctcttttctttcttttcttttattaaagtCAAAAAGGGAAAATTTTGGGTTTGAGAAGTTTAAAAACGCTTGGGCTTAAATATACAAGTATATTATAAAAAGGGGAAATTGACATTTCACTGTTACTTTTTATATCTTGAACATTTAGGTTAATGAGAATTGATGTGATGACCTTTAAGAGTCATTCTTTCTTGGTTCTGATCATGCAGCCCTTGTTGTTTAGGGCAAGTATggattgcattttatttttttagtttttacatgAGAGATCCAAAATAAGATTGGCAATGACAGGCTGTTGAGCACTTATATATAGCGGTGAAGATTTCAGTTACTGTGCATGTTTTCTTGAGTTACATTAGTCAGACAGTCAGTAGAAAGCTCTTGATGAGTGTTGACATTATTGTACCTCTCTTGAGGTTGAGAACTTCTGAGTTGGGTATGATTCTCCATTTCTCCTTGCATGCAGCATTAGCATAGACATTTTCCGGAACTGTATTGGAATTGGATCTTGGTGTACTTTCAGCAAAAATTTGTTATCCAAGTCATGTGTAGATTACTGAGCTAACTGgtttacttgttttttttttttttcaggacaAATCTGGGGTATACTTTTTTGGTGGAAAGGGTAGAACTCTCAACTCTTCGGTGCTGTCGCACAACGCAGAACTTGCACAAGAGCTTTGGACTACTTCATGTGATCTATTTTTGCAGTCTCAGCTTGTTGTCGAGCCAATTTCCACTTGAGTACTGGATTGCAATAGGGAGCAATCTCTTCATCaaccaaaagaaaagagaatggGTGTTCCTTCAGTGTCAGTGAAATGTTACCAAGTGAAGTGGGTTGATGGCCTGTTCCTCGAGATGTGTTCTCAATTATTTTGCTTCATGGATGTTTTGTTAAATGCAATGCGAACTTGTTCTCATGAAATCTTTGTCAATGCTACGTTggtagtgagaatatttgaaaagtgttgagaatgtttatgaatagttatgaatagaaaatgaagtgagtttgtgagtcccattgagaatattttgagttgtttagatgtataaagtatgttgagttgttgatttttggatagataattgaaaaatgtgtatgtcccatcaatgattgattttttttttaatgataattttatttatatataatagtgataaatattatagtgattttattttttatttatatataatagtaataaatattataatgattttattatatataataatgataaatgttatagtgattttattttttatttatatatgatagtgataaatattataatgattttatttataatagtgataaatattatcgtgattttattttttatttatatttaatagtgataaatattatagtgattttattttatataatagtgataaatattatagtgattttattttttatttatatataatagtgataaatattatagaatgtttgtgaatagttatgagtagagattcaagtgagtttgtggatcccattgagagtattttgagttgtttagatgtatgaagtatgttgagttgttgacttttggatagataattgaaaaaggtaTGGGtttcatcaatgattgattttttttaatgataattttatttatatataatagtgataaatattatagtaaaaaGACTTTGGTACGAAAATGATTTCATTATATTTagcatgtaaaatatttttatctatacaaaaatacttgaaaaatgttGATATACTTTACTACCCAAATGTAGGAGGCTAAAGAGACATGAAAAAAGTCCGAACAGTCAGGAAAATGGTCATTGGTTTCTGCCCCAAAAGAGTATTGAGTGTCAAAacgaatttatattttttagtaattcATATTTACATGATGCCATCTCTGATGTGAATTCAAATAATA from Juglans regia cultivar Chandler chromosome 2, Walnut 2.0, whole genome shotgun sequence carries:
- the LOC109009043 gene encoding short-chain dehydrogenase TIC 32, chloroplastic isoform X1; protein product: MMGIRMAIKELWNALQFICSVEFWRMSVFWTLSLLFSYCRLLLAPKSKSYPRCPPATPINNKPVCIITGATSGLGKAAAYALSKEGFCVVLVGRSSDLLLKTVLEITSSNKDAQLKAFQVDISSFQSILNFNRSLQQWLSDTKMHSSVQLLINNAGILATSYRLTAEGYDQMMATNYIGAFCLAKLLLPLLINSPVPSRIVNVTSFTHRSVFNMQVDKETVTGKSFLRRKQYPCARIYEYSKLCLLLFSYELHHQLRLMEKPHQVSVIATDPGAVETNIMREVPSCLSHVAFMVLKILGLLQSPEKGISSIIDAALAPPDKSGVYFFGGKGRTLNSSVLSHNAELAQELWTTSCDLFLQSQLVVEPIST
- the LOC109009043 gene encoding dehydrogenase/reductase SDR family member FEY isoform X2, producing the protein MLFQRKVSALFWRVAELILSAVGRSSDLLLKTVLEITSSNKDAQLKAFQVDISSFQSILNFNRSLQQWLSDTKMHSSVQLLINNAGILATSYRLTAEGYDQMMATNYIGAFCLAKLLLPLLINSPVPSRIVNVTSFTHRSVFNMQVDKETVTGKSFLRRKQYPCARIYEYSKLCLLLFSYELHHQLRLMEKPHQVSVIATDPGAVETNIMREVPSCLSHVAFMVLKILGLLQSPEKGISSIIDAALAPPDKSGVYFFGGKGRTLNSSVLSHNAELAQELWTTSCDLFLQSQLVVEPIST